In a genomic window of Flavobacterium sp. KACC 22761:
- a CDS encoding type II toxin-antitoxin system antitoxin SocA domain-containing protein produces the protein MSTKIEIFETIVHRLKDWYMEENKITSIEKFNQSNDFSILKLIKLHFFVTAINSNTDPILLDKFEFFAMPYGPVETDIYRKIKDNSSFSNFSINNFKTTFIDNTPSTNIDGAVNNSIDEAIITIKKIDSCFVNADAGSLVELTHKWDSWKFVYAEAVRSGIYSKKIEKDLIVRDNKILNLQLVC, from the coding sequence ATGAGTACGAAAATAGAAATATTTGAGACAATTGTTCATCGACTAAAAGATTGGTATATGGAAGAAAATAAAATCACTTCTATAGAAAAATTCAATCAGAGTAATGACTTTAGTATCTTAAAATTAATCAAATTACATTTTTTCGTGACAGCAATCAATAGTAATACAGATCCAATTTTACTAGATAAATTTGAGTTTTTTGCTATGCCATATGGACCAGTTGAAACTGATATTTATCGTAAAATAAAAGATAACTCCAGTTTTTCTAACTTTTCAATTAACAATTTTAAGACAACATTCATAGACAATACTCCATCAACAAATATTGATGGAGCAGTTAACAATTCAATTGATGAAGCTATAATTACAATAAAAAAAATCGACTCATGCTTTGTAAATGCAGATGCAGGTTCTTTAGTTGAACTAACTCATAAATGGGATTCTTGGAAATTTGTTTATGCTGAAGCGGTAAGAAGTGGTATTTATTCTAAAAAAATTGAAAAAGATTTAATTGTCAGAGATAATAAAATTCTAAACCTACAATTAGTCTGTTAA